A single genomic interval of Candidatus Babeliales bacterium harbors:
- a CDS encoding WD40 repeat domain-containing protein: MKKSIFLVFTYFFYSSVAQCTLDFANQDATLIIDELSQVTVSRLKLTNASQVTGWTQDSIIKSFVKSAASWTETYTAGVELGTGRRQPSTNMVVNNSNAINFLVPTMNLNKNNSNTIASIAPLAQANSNLIAALARLELSNSNTIVTLPVRVRSNSNTLLRLIRSDSNAIISLNFRVRANSNAAVALSRRVVNNSNAINNLASASTTLTTLVRNNSNAIVFVRNQVAPLNIQNSNAINFIGNTVQIVSNHSRFQATTTINKLILYKAGISVDAGKTLTLMTPLPVNGNIALNTTGKIALAGDLYLGSNAYITSGGYVAGNNLSLVMSDSLVLSTLTTLQITSSLIIDGNGGTLVFGPHAQLLVESNVSLTLKNLNIQTTRNSPNIPIIRCFDQKGHVTLDNVKLALADDFPFTTGRMFCFNDVRFTGTSRFIYQSVMQSYVAPQSLLTFDPGTTLYYYPSSTDKDLIQPQDKSAGIYLKGSATTLQTTHTGMRLSKGRFWLDNKVTLSTRAATVANGFVQLTTASYGTRVKSVDWSPDGKYLAVGGFGPTNGNEFQIYRFNGATLTYVTGDDWAGGGAEVWRVRWHPSGRFVAAVGDATNDVRIYSFNDTTLTTLDVTDLTTIGEVRGLAWSPAGDYLLFGIANDEASDELRLYRFTGSKLVFVTSRNNGTVVGSARVNSCSWHPGGVMFPNGALFTMTGNQGPGVNETFLFRFDGNTITLLNQQNLGTDGVSVEFSPEGLFFAHTLTRSSSSSLSVVLVNGVSSVSNLVTIGYSTTPISLLEARWSPDGQYIVAGGTLPDDGNELKLYKFTRPATLTQVASYNYGTSINGVAWSRDGKYIAIGGEGPDGGHDELEVWTVSYRFDTTTQALTNGLVFGNSAQGSSSDLDVYLLAGARVELNGKLFYNNVS; encoded by the coding sequence ATGAAAAAAAGTATTTTTTTAGTTTTCACATACTTTTTTTACTCAAGCGTAGCACAATGCACGCTCGACTTCGCCAACCAAGATGCAACATTGATTATTGACGAGCTGAGTCAAGTTACCGTTTCACGGCTTAAACTCACCAATGCTTCGCAAGTCACCGGCTGGACACAAGATTCTATTATTAAAAGTTTTGTTAAAAGTGCCGCCAGCTGGACAGAAACGTATACCGCCGGCGTGGAGCTGGGCACGGGACGCAGACAACCTTCAACCAACATGGTTGTTAATAACAGTAACGCAATTAACTTTTTAGTCCCAACAATGAATCTTAACAAAAACAATAGTAACACTATCGCCAGCATTGCACCTCTTGCGCAAGCCAACAGTAACTTAATTGCTGCTCTTGCACGGCTTGAGCTGAGCAACAGTAATACCATTGTTACTTTGCCAGTCAGAGTGAGATCAAATAGTAATACCTTGCTTCGGCTCATAAGATCTGACAGTAACGCCATTATTTCTTTAAATTTCAGAGTTCGCGCCAATAGTAACGCCGCGGTTGCGTTGTCACGCAGAGTTGTGAACAATAGTAACGCTATCAATAACCTTGCTTCCGCCAGCACAACACTCACAACGCTGGTAAGAAACAATAGTAATGCCATTGTCTTCGTGCGCAACCAAGTAGCCCCACTTAATATCCAAAACAGTAATGCTATAAATTTTATTGGCAACACTGTTCAAATTGTTTCAAACCACTCGCGCTTTCAAGCAACTACCACTATCAACAAACTTATTTTATACAAAGCAGGTATCTCGGTTGACGCCGGCAAAACACTCACGCTCATGACCCCGCTTCCCGTCAACGGCAACATCGCCCTCAACACCACCGGTAAAATTGCATTGGCAGGCGATTTATATTTAGGCTCTAACGCTTATATCACCAGCGGAGGCTATGTTGCTGGTAATAACTTGTCGTTAGTGATGAGCGACAGCTTGGTACTCTCAACACTTACCACGCTTCAAATAACCAGCAGCTTGATTATTGATGGCAACGGCGGCACGCTTGTTTTTGGGCCGCATGCTCAACTTTTAGTCGAATCAAATGTTTCTTTAACGCTCAAAAATTTAAACATTCAAACAACACGCAACAGTCCAAACATTCCTATCATTCGTTGCTTTGACCAAAAGGGACATGTGACGTTAGACAATGTTAAATTGGCTTTAGCCGACGACTTTCCCTTCACAACTGGGCGCATGTTTTGTTTTAATGACGTGCGCTTTACCGGCACCTCACGCTTTATTTACCAATCAGTAATGCAAAGTTATGTTGCACCACAATCGCTTTTGACATTCGATCCTGGCACCACACTTTACTACTACCCAAGCTCAACGGACAAAGATTTAATTCAGCCGCAAGACAAATCCGCAGGAATTTATTTGAAAGGCTCTGCAACAACGTTGCAAACTACGCATACCGGCATGCGTTTGAGCAAGGGTCGCTTCTGGCTTGATAACAAAGTAACGTTGAGTACGCGAGCGGCTACTGTTGCCAACGGTTTTGTTCAACTTACGACTGCAAGTTATGGCACGCGCGTAAAATCGGTAGATTGGAGCCCAGATGGCAAATATTTGGCCGTTGGCGGCTTTGGCCCAACAAATGGTAATGAATTTCAAATTTACCGTTTCAACGGCGCAACACTTACGTACGTTACCGGTGACGATTGGGCTGGCGGTGGTGCTGAAGTGTGGCGGGTGCGGTGGCATCCAAGCGGACGTTTTGTTGCTGCAGTTGGCGATGCAACCAATGACGTGAGAATTTACAGTTTTAATGACACAACGCTTACAACGCTTGACGTTACAGATCTTACAACGATTGGGGAAGTGAGAGGTCTTGCCTGGAGTCCTGCGGGTGATTATTTGTTGTTTGGTATAGCAAATGATGAAGCAAGTGACGAGTTAAGGCTTTATAGGTTTACAGGAAGCAAGCTTGTTTTTGTTACGAGTCGTAACAATGGTACTGTCGTTGGGTCGGCTCGGGTGAATAGTTGCTCCTGGCATCCGGGAGGGGTAATGTTTCCCAATGGCGCATTATTTACCATGACGGGTAATCAGGGCCCTGGGGTAAATGAGACCTTCTTATTCAGGTTTGACGGCAATACTATAACCTTGCTTAATCAGCAAAATTTGGGAACTGATGGCGTGAGTGTCGAATTTTCTCCTGAAGGATTATTTTTTGCTCACACCCTTACCAGAAGTTCTTCATCTTCACTGTCGGTGGTCTTGGTAAATGGCGTCTCTTCGGTTAGTAATCTTGTTACGATTGGCTATAGCACAACGCCGATTTCACTGCTTGAAGCACGTTGGAGCCCTGATGGGCAATATATTGTTGCTGGAGGAACATTGCCAGATGATGGTAATGAATTAAAACTTTATAAGTTTACACGACCGGCAACGCTTACCCAAGTTGCAAGCTATAATTACGGAACATCAATTAATGGTGTTGCGTGGAGTCGGGACGGAAAGTACATTGCGATTGGTGGCGAAGGGCCAGATGGTGGTCATGATGAGCTTGAAGTATGGACAGTTTCATATCGCTTCGACACAACAACACAAGCACTCACCAACGGCCTGGTCTTTGGCAACTCAGCCCAAGGCTCAAGCTCAGACTTGGACGTATATTTATTGGCCGGCGCACGCGTTGAACTGAACGGCAAGTTATTTTATAACAATGTGAGTTAA
- a CDS encoding lactonase family protein, which translates to MRRLPTFYLFCAAFITTLLYTPTNLFSALKFVSRNSNLVLNPQPDARVGLRKVSQITGFSQDSIISVYGNNTPSSWTETYTAGVEIGTGRRGQPSNMVYNNSNAIKNMQVLALNNSNATASLARRVINDSSALIKLQALARADSQLLVFLNRLENANSNALNFGIKNNSSAIIRLYALVRGNSNVIVSASRLAKQNSSAIVRFNNNLTTNLALIRQNSSAVVKLSADIANTLSPLNVQTSNAINFFGNNVQIVSNHSRFQATTTINKLILYKAGISVNAGKTLTLMTPLPLSGNIALNSTGKLNLAGDLYLNSNAYITSGGDLGGNNFSLVLSDSLVLSTLTSLKITSSLVIDGNGGTIIFGPHAQIVLESNVSLTLKNVNIQTTRNSSNIPIIRCFDQKGHVTFDNVNLSLADDFPFRTGRLFCFNDARVTGTSRFVYQSWMQSYVMPQSLLTFDPGSALYYYPSTTDKDLFQLTDKSSGIYLKGSATTLQTTHTGMRLTKGRLWMDNKITLSTGTNTRFSSLTQTSSINISGSSFVLCDWSPDGRFLATINSNNENLRVFQVSTTGLTLVASYVVTSPGSSPCSSVHWHPSGRFIALTERRTVAPTNRATVLSFNGSSLSVLSQVTYSTSLVHTVAWSPCGCYLAAYGADASNTIQVYRFNGKALSTSAVATAAFSQGSPGVGKHIRWSPDGRYLGVYFNTTTFTITQASVYRFNETSLTLQSSSTLSFTSSFPITDDLDWRADGLFFAVGTNNTNNTSDPILAVYSFNGSTQSLATSSLNSSASVTIYYTLDWSPDGRYIAVGGTENGLINNIRIFEFNGASVTSRYTLTIGGTNVVSLRWTPDGKYLAAGLSSNPGQVIVYQVNYTSESNAQALTNGINFGNSTLGSTSDLDVFLLAGARVELNGLLFYNNVS; encoded by the coding sequence GATGCACGCGTTGGCCTGCGTAAAGTTTCTCAAATTACCGGTTTTTCTCAAGATTCAATTATCAGTGTTTATGGCAACAATACACCGTCATCGTGGACCGAAACGTACACAGCTGGTGTTGAAATTGGTACCGGGCGACGCGGACAACCAAGCAACATGGTGTACAACAATAGTAACGCCATCAAAAACATGCAAGTCTTAGCTCTTAACAACAGTAATGCCACTGCGTCTCTTGCTCGCCGAGTCATTAACGATAGTAGCGCTCTTATCAAATTACAAGCACTAGCACGTGCAGACAGTCAGCTCTTGGTCTTTTTGAACCGCTTAGAAAATGCTAACAGTAATGCCCTCAACTTTGGCATAAAAAATAATAGTAGTGCTATCATACGTCTCTACGCTCTCGTTCGCGGGAACAGTAATGTTATTGTGAGCGCAAGCAGACTGGCAAAACAAAACAGTAGCGCTATTGTTCGTTTTAACAACAATCTTACTACCAACTTGGCTCTTATCAGACAAAACAGTAGTGCAGTTGTAAAACTTTCAGCAGACATTGCAAATACTCTGTCACCGCTCAATGTTCAAACCAGCAATGCTATTAATTTTTTTGGCAACAACGTACAAATTGTTTCCAACCACTCACGCTTTCAGGCAACCACCACTATCAACAAACTTATTTTATACAAAGCAGGTATCTCGGTTAACGCTGGCAAAACGCTCACGCTCATGACGCCACTACCACTCAGCGGTAACATTGCGCTCAACTCAACGGGCAAGCTCAATTTGGCTGGGGATTTGTATTTGAATTCAAATGCTTATATAACCAGCGGCGGTGATTTAGGCGGCAATAATTTTTCGCTGGTTTTAAGCGACAGTTTAGTACTTTCAACGTTAACGTCTCTCAAAATTACCAGCAGCTTAGTAATTGATGGCAACGGTGGCACGATTATTTTTGGGCCACACGCGCAAATTGTTCTTGAATCAAACGTTTCTTTAACACTTAAAAATGTAAACATTCAAACAACGCGCAACAGCTCAAACATTCCTATCATTCGCTGCTTTGATCAAAAAGGCCATGTGACATTTGATAACGTCAATCTTTCTCTTGCCGACGATTTTCCATTTAGAACCGGACGTTTATTCTGTTTTAACGACGCGCGCGTTACCGGTACCTCGCGCTTTGTTTACCAATCGTGGATGCAAAGCTATGTGATGCCGCAGTCACTGTTAACGTTCGATCCGGGTTCTGCACTTTATTATTATCCAAGCACCACCGATAAAGATTTATTCCAACTAACCGACAAATCTTCTGGAATTTACTTAAAAGGCTCTGCAACAACGTTGCAAACTACGCATACCGGCATGCGCTTGACTAAGGGCCGTTTGTGGATGGACAACAAAATAACCCTTTCAACAGGAACCAACACGCGTTTTTCAAGCTTGACGCAAACCTCATCTATCAACATCAGTGGTTCAAGTTTCGTTCTATGCGACTGGAGCCCAGACGGTAGATTTTTAGCCACTATTAATTCAAACAATGAAAACTTACGAGTATTTCAAGTCTCTACCACTGGGCTAACGTTAGTTGCTTCATATGTCGTAACCTCTCCCGGTAGCAGTCCTTGCAGCAGCGTACACTGGCACCCCAGTGGGCGCTTTATTGCCTTGACAGAACGCCGTACAGTAGCACCAACAAACAGAGCCACCGTCTTAAGCTTTAACGGATCAAGCCTCAGCGTACTCTCTCAAGTTACGTATAGTACATCCCTAGTGCACACCGTTGCTTGGAGCCCCTGTGGATGTTATCTGGCCGCCTATGGTGCTGATGCTTCAAACACCATACAAGTTTACCGTTTTAACGGCAAAGCTTTGTCAACAAGCGCCGTTGCAACGGCAGCTTTTTCTCAAGGATCCCCTGGCGTTGGAAAACACATACGTTGGTCTCCTGATGGCAGATACCTCGGGGTGTACTTTAACACAACCACCTTCACCATCACGCAAGCAAGCGTTTATCGCTTCAACGAAACTTCATTAACCTTACAAAGCAGCAGCACGCTTTCCTTTACTTCCAGTTTTCCCATAACCGACGACTTAGACTGGCGAGCTGATGGGTTATTTTTTGCTGTGGGAACGAACAATACCAACAACACAAGCGACCCCATTCTTGCCGTCTATTCTTTCAATGGCTCAACCCAAAGCTTAGCAACCTCTTCGCTCAACTCATCTGCCAGCGTTACTATCTACTACACACTCGACTGGTCACCAGACGGCCGGTATATTGCCGTAGGAGGTACTGAAAATGGCTTAATTAACAACATCAGAATATTCGAATTTAATGGCGCTTCGGTAACTTCACGTTATACACTTACTATTGGTGGCACAAACGTTGTTAGCCTGCGCTGGACACCTGACGGCAAATACCTTGCTGCAGGCCTTTCTTCAAACCCTGGCCAAGTAATTGTGTATCAAGTTAACTACACCTCAGAATCAAACGCACAAGCACTGACCAACGGCATTAACTTTGGCAACTCGACACTTGGTTCAACGTCAGACCTTGACGTATTTTTATTGGCAGGCGCGCGCGTTGAACTGAACGGGCTGTTATTTTATAACAATGTGAGTTAA
- a CDS encoding WD40 repeat domain-containing protein has translation MKKKFLLIFLPLAAFWLPARLQAANLTGTSTLVYQNAHYVFRNFDSCTGFVRLNNGFTILAGLSATLDTFITVSSGMDLRTTGSLNVRSDLYFGTNVTFSSGGRINGRTNTIHLGTKTTLAQDSIWQFISSGTIDGHGNTLIFSPHAQLLLESNVSLTLKNMYIQTTRNSPNIPIIRCFDQKGHVTLDNVTLDLADDFPFRTGRMFFYNDVRFTGTSCFVYQSVMQSYVAPQSLLTFDPGTTLYYYPSSTNKDLIQLQDKSSGIYLKGSATTLQTTHTGMRLTKGRLWMDNKVTLSTRASTNLDAVTQIVTLSYGDAIRGLHWSNSGRYLAIVGENPLSGNHIQVYRFGNGALTLVAGATAVTSGALSVHWSPDDRYLAVGDFDSGSLQGVRIFTFSGTALTLIHRTIYATNGHLEEVRWSPNGLFLAIGGRNPTSGNELQVYRFNGISLTLAASIDYGSVIDSLAWHPSGNHIAVGGFTPTNGNELQVFRFDGVSTLTLQDSVNFGSRIERIEWSPNGLFVALVGTTPAGGHTEFEVYLFSGSTLNLVAGVSATTGSGLTWSPDGQFIALGNGGIYRFNPNSLTLLASTGYNNGRGVSWSRDGKYLAFGGIESVGHGDVDIYSVAYRFDTSTQALSNGLVFGNTALGSTSDLDVFLLAGAYVQLNGLLNYDPST, from the coding sequence ATGAAAAAAAAATTTTTACTTATTTTTTTACCACTCGCAGCATTCTGGCTACCAGCACGCTTGCAAGCCGCAAACTTAACCGGCACCAGCACGCTGGTATACCAAAACGCACACTATGTTTTTCGTAATTTCGACTCCTGCACCGGTTTTGTGCGCCTGAACAACGGCTTTACCATTTTAGCGGGCCTTTCGGCAACGCTAGACACTTTTATAACTGTTTCAAGCGGCATGGATTTGCGCACTACCGGCTCACTCAACGTACGCAGTGATTTATATTTTGGCACCAACGTTACCTTTTCAAGTGGCGGGCGCATTAATGGCCGCACCAACACTATTCATTTGGGAACCAAAACAACACTCGCGCAAGACAGTATTTGGCAATTCATTTCTAGTGGCACTATCGATGGCCACGGCAATACGTTAATTTTCAGCCCCCACGCACAGCTTTTACTTGAAAGCAACGTAAGCCTGACACTCAAAAATATGTACATTCAAACAACGCGCAACAGTCCAAACATTCCTATCATTCGGTGCTTTGACCAAAAGGGCCATGTAACACTGGACAACGTAACACTCGATTTAGCCGACGATTTTCCGTTTAGAACTGGTCGCATGTTTTTTTATAACGACGTCCGCTTTACCGGCACATCTTGTTTTGTTTATCAATCAGTCATGCAAAGTTATGTTGCGCCACAATCACTCTTAACCTTCGATCCTGGCACTACACTTTACTACTACCCAAGCTCAACGAACAAAGATCTGATTCAGCTTCAAGATAAATCTTCAGGCATTTATCTGAAAGGCTCTGCTACAACATTGCAGACAACACACACAGGCATGCGCTTAACTAAAGGCAGATTGTGGATGGACAACAAGGTAACCTTGAGCACACGAGCATCAACCAATCTTGACGCGGTAACACAAATAGTCACGCTTAGCTACGGCGATGCCATTCGCGGTTTGCACTGGAGCAATAGCGGTCGCTATTTGGCAATTGTTGGCGAAAACCCCCTCAGCGGTAACCACATACAAGTTTATAGATTTGGGAATGGAGCGTTAACATTAGTTGCTGGTGCAACAGCGGTAACCAGTGGTGCTTTATCAGTACACTGGAGTCCCGACGATAGATATTTGGCAGTTGGTGATTTTGATAGTGGCTCTTTGCAAGGCGTTCGCATTTTCACCTTTTCGGGTACTGCGCTTACTTTGATTCATAGGACTATCTATGCAACAAATGGCCATTTAGAAGAAGTTCGCTGGAGTCCTAATGGACTTTTTTTAGCAATTGGAGGACGAAATCCAACAAGTGGTAATGAATTACAAGTATATCGATTTAATGGTATATCTTTAACACTTGCCGCAAGTATTGATTACGGCTCAGTAATAGATTCTCTTGCTTGGCATCCAAGTGGCAATCATATTGCTGTCGGAGGCTTTACCCCTACCAATGGTAATGAGCTACAGGTTTTCAGATTTGATGGCGTGAGCACCTTAACGCTTCAAGATAGTGTAAATTTTGGTAGTCGTATTGAGCGAATTGAATGGAGTCCAAATGGTTTATTTGTAGCCCTTGTTGGGACTACGCCTGCAGGAGGCCACACAGAGTTTGAGGTATATCTTTTTAGCGGATCAACACTAAATCTTGTTGCTGGCGTCAGTGCTACAACTGGCTCAGGGCTTACGTGGAGTCCTGATGGCCAATTTATAGCATTAGGAAATGGCGGCATATACCGATTTAATCCTAACTCATTAACATTACTTGCTAGCACCGGGTATAACAATGGAAGAGGAGTATCGTGGTCACGCGATGGCAAATATCTTGCATTTGGCGGCATTGAAAGCGTTGGTCATGGCGACGTTGATATCTATTCTGTTGCTTATCGCTTTGACACATCAACACAAGCCCTTTCTAATGGCTTAGTTTTTGGTAACACCGCACTTGGCTCAACATCAGATTTAGACGTATTTTTGTTAGCAGGTGCGTATGTTCAACTTAACGGTTTATTAAATTACGATCCATCAACTTAA